The Thermosynechococcus sp. genome has a segment encoding these proteins:
- a CDS encoding ferredoxin-thioredoxin reductase variable chain encodes MSVMEQPALSVGLRVRVKTPTIIYHHPNHRNKPFDIQGMEGEICAILSDWQGRPISPNYPIQVQFSPKFIAHLHPDELEVI; translated from the coding sequence ATGAGCGTTATGGAGCAACCAGCCCTAAGCGTAGGTCTGCGAGTACGTGTCAAAACTCCCACCATTATCTATCACCATCCCAATCACCGCAATAAACCCTTTGATATTCAAGGAATGGAGGGGGAAATTTGCGCTATTCTCAGCGACTGGCAAGGCCGTCCCATTAGTCCCAACTACCCAATTCAGGTGCAGTTTAGTCCCAAGTTCATTGCCCATTTACACCCGGATGAGCTGGAAGTAATTTAG
- a CDS encoding CHAD domain-containing protein — METLGHVAYAAFEKYYRKISKHEPGVIRDRDVEAIHQMRVGLRRLRTALEVFCNTVRLPKGVSIQRVRAIAGSLSPVRDLDVMMLALKEQYYPHLPRCEQQQLAKLIKKLEKQRAELLQKALQLLRSDRYRKLQQGLEEWLAAPQYREIADLPTELIAPDILLPLVCQLLLHPGWQVAIEWQGDRPLFLAVSNPPQWLQTAGDVLHDLRKQTKRVRYQMELFSSVYGDAFSEQVAAFAQLQELLGTLHDGVVLDDFFRTQLGLNLRQASPCLAEMIALEQTRQWQTWRCLQQEYLSPEKRHQVRSLLLMPLTTMSANGHSFAHPLISSAN; from the coding sequence ATGGAAACCCTAGGGCATGTTGCATACGCTGCTTTTGAAAAGTACTACCGCAAAATTAGCAAACATGAGCCAGGGGTGATTCGCGATCGCGATGTTGAGGCGATTCATCAGATGCGCGTGGGGCTGCGCCGCCTGCGAACGGCTCTGGAGGTGTTTTGTAATACGGTACGGTTGCCCAAGGGAGTTTCCATTCAGCGGGTACGGGCGATCGCCGGCAGCCTCAGTCCCGTACGGGATTTGGATGTGATGATGCTGGCGCTCAAGGAGCAGTATTACCCTCACCTGCCCCGCTGTGAGCAACAACAACTGGCCAAGCTCATTAAAAAGCTCGAAAAGCAACGGGCAGAACTGCTGCAAAAAGCGCTTCAATTGCTGCGCAGCGATCGCTATCGCAAGTTGCAACAGGGGCTAGAGGAATGGCTAGCTGCCCCTCAATATCGTGAAATTGCCGACTTACCCACAGAACTGATTGCCCCAGATATCCTATTGCCCTTGGTGTGTCAACTCCTGCTGCATCCCGGGTGGCAAGTGGCCATTGAATGGCAGGGCGATCGCCCCCTCTTCTTGGCAGTCAGTAACCCGCCCCAGTGGCTGCAAACGGCGGGTGACGTTCTCCATGATCTGCGCAAGCAAACCAAGCGGGTCCGCTACCAAATGGAACTCTTTAGCAGTGTCTATGGAGACGCCTTCAGCGAGCAGGTGGCTGCCTTTGCTCAGTTGCAAGAACTCCTAGGGACACTTCACGATGGCGTGGTCCTTGATGACTTTTTCCGTACCCAACTCGGACTCAATCTGCGCCAAGCCTCTCCTTGCCTCGCCGAAATGATTGCCCTTGAACAAACACGCCAGTGGCAAACTTGGCGCTGTCTGCAGCAGGAATACCTCAGCCCTGAAAAACGTCATCAAGTGCGCTCGCTGCTCCTGATGCCCCTAACAACCATGAGCGCCAATGGCCACTCCTTCGCTCATCCGCTGATCTCCTCTGCCAACTGA
- a CDS encoding superoxide dismutase, with protein sequence MAFVQEPLPFDPGALEPYGMSAKTLEFHYGKHHKGYVDNLNKLTQDTELADKSLEDVIRMTYGDAAKVGIFNNAAQVWNHTFFWNSLKPGGGGAPTGDVAARINSAFGSYDEFKSQFKNAAATQFGSGWAWLVLEAGTLKVTKTPNAENPLVHGQVPLLTIDVWEHAYYLDYQNRRPDFIDNFLNQLVNWDFVAKNLAAA encoded by the coding sequence ATGGCATTTGTACAAGAACCCCTTCCCTTTGATCCGGGTGCCCTTGAGCCCTATGGAATGTCTGCGAAAACCCTTGAATTTCACTATGGCAAACACCACAAGGGCTACGTGGATAACCTCAATAAACTGACTCAAGATACCGAACTCGCTGACAAATCCCTTGAAGATGTCATTCGCATGACCTATGGCGATGCTGCCAAGGTGGGCATCTTCAACAATGCCGCCCAAGTGTGGAATCACACCTTCTTCTGGAATAGCCTCAAGCCGGGTGGTGGTGGTGCGCCTACGGGTGATGTGGCTGCTCGAATCAACAGTGCTTTTGGTAGCTACGACGAATTCAAGTCCCAGTTCAAAAATGCGGCAGCAACCCAATTTGGCAGTGGCTGGGCATGGCTGGTGCTCGAAGCTGGCACACTGAAAGTAACTAAAACTCCCAATGCCGAAAACCCCTTGGTTCACGGTCAAGTGCCCCTACTGACGATTGATGTGTGGGAGCACGCCTACTATCTCGACTACCAAAACCGTCGTCCCGACTTCATTGATAATTTCCTGAACCAACTGGTGAACTGGGATTTTGTTGCTAAGAACTTGGCAGCTGCCTAA
- a CDS encoding phosphoglucomutase/phosphomannomutase family protein — MVGSVLRLDQVLIPEDAPIRFGTDGWRGIIGAEFTFNRLLRAAKAAAAVLYQTYGDGRTPRIIVGYDRRFLAEHCAAVVAELLVSQGYEVWLSSCAAPTPAFSWAVKAEQAIGGLVITASHNPGLYAGLKVKGAFGGSVSTPVTQAIEAQLAQGEPPPVGEAKTDYQVFDPWPSYCAALRTHVDPSPIRAAIAGGKLHVCTDVMHGVAAGGLERLLAWPIEEFRRERDPLFGGGAPEPIGRYLAATQEQLRQQGSATPTVCLVFDGDADRLAVIDGEGVLYTAQEMIPILIDHLAQHSPYRGAVIKSISCSDLVARVAAHHGLAVIETPIGFKYIGDRLLAGEAVLLGGEESGGIGYGHHLPERDALLSALYLLQALVTSGLSVGEYYQQLQVTTNFYSAYDRVDLTLTSVAQRQKLEALLGEHPFTQILDSPVSHWDTIDGYKFHLADGGWLLIRFSGTEPLLRLYCQGKTPEQVQRILQWASQWAVAVAG, encoded by the coding sequence ATGGTTGGTTCTGTCCTGCGCCTAGATCAAGTTTTAATTCCTGAGGATGCCCCAATTCGCTTTGGTACCGATGGTTGGCGCGGCATCATTGGGGCTGAGTTTACCTTTAACCGTCTGCTGCGGGCAGCCAAGGCAGCGGCGGCAGTCCTCTATCAGACCTACGGCGATGGCAGGACGCCGCGGATCATTGTCGGCTACGACCGCCGGTTTTTGGCAGAACACTGTGCAGCAGTTGTTGCCGAGTTACTGGTCAGCCAAGGCTATGAGGTCTGGCTTTCTAGTTGTGCGGCACCAACACCGGCCTTTAGCTGGGCTGTCAAAGCGGAGCAGGCCATCGGTGGACTGGTGATTACAGCTAGCCATAATCCCGGCCTTTACGCCGGACTGAAGGTGAAGGGCGCTTTTGGTGGGTCAGTGTCAACACCTGTCACCCAAGCCATTGAAGCGCAGTTAGCTCAAGGGGAGCCGCCACCCGTGGGTGAGGCCAAAACAGACTATCAAGTCTTTGATCCGTGGCCCAGCTATTGTGCGGCGTTGCGCACTCATGTTGATCCCAGCCCCATTCGGGCGGCGATCGCCGGCGGTAAACTGCACGTCTGTACCGATGTTATGCATGGGGTCGCTGCCGGAGGACTAGAGCGACTGTTGGCTTGGCCCATAGAGGAGTTTCGACGGGAGCGCGACCCCCTCTTTGGCGGCGGCGCCCCTGAACCCATTGGCCGTTATTTAGCCGCTACCCAAGAACAACTGCGCCAACAAGGCAGTGCCACCCCTACAGTGTGTTTAGTCTTTGATGGCGATGCCGATCGCTTGGCGGTCATTGATGGTGAGGGGGTACTGTACACTGCCCAAGAAATGATTCCCATCTTGATTGACCATTTAGCACAGCACAGTCCCTATCGAGGGGCAGTGATTAAGTCTATCAGCTGTTCCGATCTGGTGGCACGAGTGGCAGCCCACCATGGCTTAGCGGTGATTGAAACACCCATTGGCTTCAAGTACATTGGCGATCGCCTACTGGCTGGGGAAGCTGTCCTCTTAGGCGGTGAAGAATCAGGGGGAATCGGCTATGGCCACCATCTCCCTGAGCGAGATGCCCTCCTGTCGGCACTGTACCTATTACAAGCCCTGGTGACCTCCGGCTTAAGCGTGGGGGAATACTATCAGCAGTTGCAGGTAACGACGAACTTTTACAGTGCCTATGATCGCGTTGATCTCACCCTTACGTCCGTGGCCCAGCGGCAAAAACTAGAAGCGCTCCTAGGGGAGCATCCCTTCACCCAGATTTTGGATAGTCCCGTGAGCCACTGGGACACCATTGACGGCTACAAGTTTCATCTGGCCGATGGCGGTTGGCTACTGATTCGCTTTAGTGGCACCGAACCTCTGCTGCGCCTCTACTGCCAAGGGAAAACACCTGAACAGGTACAGCGCATTCTACAATGGGCCAGTCAATGGGCAGTTGCAGTTGCTGGCTAA
- a CDS encoding MFS transporter, whose product MPLDPFSQNAAATSARPPLSLSTKLAFGAGDLGTAITANLQVFFLMVFLTNVAGLNAGLAGSVLMIGKIWDAMNDPIIGYLSDRTPVGKWGRRHLWMMAAAIPFGLSFFLNWWVPTTDQGLLFGYYVLIGLLFNTFYTAVNLPYTALTPELTEDYNERTSLNSFRFAFSIGGSIGSLLLAQVVFQNIPDPQAQYLILGGIAAVLSVLPIYWCVWGTRQRVQAFERRIPTPEQRHLPLKTQLRLVFSNRPFLYVMGIYLCSWLAVQITASLIPFFIGDWLQMSAAAYTQVALTVQGTAMIMLFVWSAVSRRLGKKAVYFMGMSLWIIAQAGLFLLQPGQTALVYICAILAGFGVATAYLIPWSMIPDVIDLDELQSGQRREGIFYAFMVLLQKIGLALGLFLVGQALQGAGYISTVAGAPAPVQPPSALLAIRIAIGPLPTFFLIVGMILAYLYPITHAVHQGILLQLHAKRQGETEA is encoded by the coding sequence ATGCCATTAGACCCATTCAGCCAAAATGCTGCTGCCACCAGCGCCCGTCCGCCCCTTTCCCTATCGACAAAACTTGCCTTTGGCGCCGGCGATCTTGGAACTGCCATCACTGCCAATTTACAGGTGTTTTTCCTGATGGTGTTCTTGACCAATGTGGCTGGACTCAATGCTGGCTTGGCGGGAAGCGTACTCATGATTGGCAAAATTTGGGATGCCATGAATGACCCGATCATCGGCTACCTGAGCGATCGCACCCCCGTGGGCAAGTGGGGACGCCGCCACCTCTGGATGATGGCAGCCGCGATTCCCTTTGGCTTGAGTTTTTTCTTGAACTGGTGGGTGCCGACAACGGATCAAGGGTTGCTTTTTGGCTACTACGTCCTCATTGGCCTATTGTTTAACACGTTTTACACCGCGGTAAACCTGCCCTACACCGCCCTGACCCCAGAACTCACTGAAGATTACAACGAACGCACCAGTCTCAATAGTTTTCGCTTTGCCTTTTCCATTGGGGGCAGCATTGGCTCCTTACTCCTTGCTCAGGTCGTTTTCCAGAACATTCCCGATCCCCAAGCCCAGTACTTGATCCTCGGGGGCATTGCCGCCGTCTTGTCCGTTTTGCCCATCTATTGGTGCGTCTGGGGAACACGGCAGCGGGTGCAGGCGTTTGAACGCCGTATCCCCACGCCTGAGCAGCGCCATTTACCGCTGAAGACGCAACTGCGGCTGGTGTTTAGCAATCGTCCCTTTCTTTATGTGATGGGAATCTACCTGTGTTCTTGGCTGGCGGTGCAAATTACTGCCTCGCTGATTCCCTTTTTTATTGGCGATTGGTTGCAAATGTCCGCCGCTGCCTATACCCAAGTGGCGCTGACGGTTCAAGGAACCGCTATGATCATGCTCTTTGTCTGGAGTGCTGTGAGTCGTCGCCTGGGCAAGAAGGCGGTGTACTTCATGGGGATGAGCCTGTGGATCATTGCCCAGGCTGGTCTCTTTTTGTTGCAACCAGGACAGACAGCGCTGGTATATATCTGTGCAATTCTGGCGGGCTTTGGGGTTGCGACCGCTTATCTTATCCCTTGGTCAATGATTCCCGATGTGATTGATCTAGATGAACTCCAGAGTGGTCAGCGGCGGGAGGGGATCTTTTATGCCTTTATGGTGCTGCTGCAAAAAATTGGTCTTGCCCTCGGTCTGTTCTTAGTGGGTCAGGCTTTGCAGGGGGCGGGTTACATTTCTACTGTCGCCGGGGCGCCAGCGCCGGTGCAACCGCCGTCGGCACTTTTAGCAATTCGCATTGCCATTGGACCTTTGCCAACGTTTTTTCTCATTGTGGGGATGATTTTGGCCTATCTCTATCCCATTACCCACGCTGTCCACCAAGGGATTCTTTTGCAGTTGCACGCCAAACGCCAAGGAGAGACTGAGGCATGA
- the folP gene encoding dihydropteroate synthase: MKGWSVGDRTFVWGERTYIMGILNITPDSFSDGGDFFNPASAVAHALDMVAAGVDVIDVGGESTRPGASEVPISAELARVLPVIEGIRQQSQIPISIDTTHAVVAQAAVAAGANIVNDVSGGQADPEMFATVAALGVPYILMHRRGTPATMQQLTDYEDLIGDLLRYFQEQTQRAIASGIPPEHLMIDPGLGFAKTTPQNLTLLRELRQFQSLGYPLLLGPSRKRFIGDVLNLPHPKDRVWGTAAVCCHAIAQGVDMVRVHDVAAMVQVCRMADVLWRSP; encoded by the coding sequence ATGAAGGGTTGGTCTGTGGGCGATCGCACCTTTGTGTGGGGAGAGCGCACCTACATTATGGGCATCTTGAATATCACCCCCGACAGTTTTAGCGATGGTGGTGACTTTTTTAATCCTGCCAGTGCCGTTGCCCATGCCCTAGACATGGTTGCCGCCGGCGTTGATGTTATTGATGTAGGGGGGGAGTCCACCCGTCCGGGAGCTAGTGAAGTGCCCATTAGCGCTGAGTTGGCTCGGGTATTGCCCGTAATCGAGGGCATCCGTCAGCAGTCCCAGATTCCCATTTCCATTGATACCACCCATGCGGTGGTTGCCCAGGCAGCGGTGGCAGCCGGTGCCAATATTGTTAACGATGTTTCAGGGGGGCAGGCGGATCCTGAGATGTTTGCCACGGTAGCGGCATTGGGGGTGCCCTATATCCTCATGCATCGGCGGGGAACCCCAGCCACCATGCAGCAATTAACTGACTACGAGGATTTGATCGGCGATTTGCTGCGCTATTTTCAGGAACAAACCCAGCGGGCGATCGCCAGCGGCATTCCCCCAGAACACCTGATGATTGACCCAGGTCTTGGCTTTGCCAAGACTACCCCCCAAAATCTCACCCTTTTGCGAGAACTGCGGCAATTTCAAAGTCTCGGCTATCCCCTCCTGCTCGGTCCATCGCGCAAACGCTTTATTGGCGATGTCCTAAACCTGCCCCATCCTAAAGACCGAGTTTGGGGTACCGCAGCGGTCTGTTGCCATGCCATTGCCCAGGGGGTGGACATGGTGCGCGTCCATGATGTGGCAGCCATGGTGCAGGTGTGTCGGATGGCCGATGTCCTCTGGCGATCGCCCTAG
- the gatC gene encoding Asp-tRNA(Asn)/Glu-tRNA(Gln) amidotransferase subunit GatC, with protein MATKVITAEDVRKVAHLARLAIDESEIEALTQQLDSILDYVNQLSELDVTEVPPTTRAIEVSNVTRPDVLEPWPNREDLLAIAPDREDDFFRVPKIM; from the coding sequence ATGGCAACCAAAGTCATTACTGCAGAAGATGTGCGCAAGGTGGCTCATTTAGCTCGCCTTGCCATTGATGAAAGTGAAATTGAAGCACTGACCCAGCAACTAGATAGCATCCTCGACTATGTCAATCAACTGAGTGAGCTGGATGTTACAGAGGTGCCGCCGACAACGCGAGCCATTGAGGTGAGTAATGTAACCCGTCCTGACGTGTTGGAACCTTGGCCAAATCGGGAGGACTTGCTAGCGATCGCCCCGGATCGCGAGGATGACTTTTTCCGCGTGCCCAAAATCATGTAA
- a CDS encoding photosystem I assembly protein Ycf3 — MPRSQRNDNFIDKTFTVMADLILKVLPTSSQSKTAFAYYRDGMSAQADGEYAEALENYQAALELEEDPTDCSYILYNIGLIHASNGEHEKALEYYHQALELNPRMPQALNNIAVIYHYLGTQAQEQQRAEEAEQLFDRAADYWKRAIQLAPNNYIEAQNWLKTTGRSNIDVYF; from the coding sequence ATGCCGCGATCGCAACGGAACGACAATTTTATTGACAAAACCTTTACGGTCATGGCTGACCTCATTCTCAAGGTCTTGCCCACCAGTTCGCAGTCAAAAACTGCCTTTGCCTATTATCGCGATGGCATGTCTGCCCAAGCGGATGGGGAATATGCAGAGGCGCTGGAGAACTACCAGGCAGCCCTAGAACTAGAGGAAGACCCCACCGATTGCAGCTACATTCTCTACAATATTGGCTTGATCCATGCCAGCAATGGCGAGCATGAAAAAGCGCTAGAGTACTACCACCAAGCCCTTGAACTCAATCCCCGCATGCCCCAAGCCCTCAACAATATTGCCGTGATCTACCACTACTTGGGGACTCAGGCACAAGAGCAGCAGCGCGCCGAGGAGGCCGAACAGCTCTTTGATCGTGCGGCAGACTACTGGAAACGGGCAATTCAACTGGCCCCCAATAACTATATTGAGGCGCAGAACTGGCTGAAAACCACTGGCCGCTCCAATATTGATGTGTATTTCTAA
- a CDS encoding universal stress protein — protein sequence MIENILLADSGTGQSEQMLKSLMELPAIQRAAITVLHVIPPKITAEEMAEQRQAGAKLLAEAVARLHLDPVISVNTMLREGDPKDTVLHVADEINADLIIMGSRGLKRLQSILENSVSQYVFQLSSRPMLLVRDDIYVKKINRIMVALNNSAAAKASLDLAVRLMEGVKGGKLIVAHVNPDLKGHADTPSTAAEKDPLLAEAATVAKQRGVEYQCVLTTGKPGEEICRIAADTNADLLVLGSPDRRPSIARSLPDLDRLLGTSLSDYVRVYAECPVLFVRQSEA from the coding sequence ATGATTGAAAATATTCTATTGGCAGACTCAGGAACTGGACAATCCGAACAAATGCTCAAGTCGCTGATGGAGTTGCCAGCGATTCAACGGGCTGCCATCACCGTTTTGCACGTGATTCCACCGAAAATTACTGCCGAGGAGATGGCCGAACAACGTCAAGCAGGTGCCAAACTCCTAGCGGAAGCTGTGGCCCGACTGCACCTTGACCCCGTCATTAGTGTCAATACGATGCTGCGGGAGGGCGATCCCAAAGATACGGTGCTCCACGTGGCCGATGAAATCAATGCCGACTTGATCATTATGGGATCGCGGGGACTGAAGCGCCTGCAATCCATTCTCGAAAACTCCGTTAGCCAGTATGTGTTTCAACTGTCTTCGCGGCCGATGCTCCTAGTGCGCGATGACATCTACGTCAAGAAAATCAACCGCATCATGGTGGCACTCAATAATTCTGCTGCCGCCAAAGCCTCCTTGGACTTAGCAGTGCGCCTAATGGAGGGGGTCAAGGGCGGCAAACTCATTGTTGCCCACGTCAATCCTGACCTCAAGGGTCACGCCGATACCCCTAGCACTGCTGCCGAAAAAGACCCGCTTCTTGCCGAAGCTGCAACGGTGGCTAAGCAGCGGGGGGTGGAATACCAGTGTGTTCTGACCACCGGCAAACCCGGGGAAGAAATCTGCCGCATTGCGGCCGATACCAATGCCGATCTCCTGGTTCTGGGTTCCCCGGATCGGCGGCCCTCGATCGCCCGCAGTCTACCCGACTTGGATCGCCTTTTGGGCACTTCCCTGTCTGACTATGTCCGGGTCTATGCCGAGTGTCCCGTGCTCTTTGTGCGACAATCGGAGGCGTAG
- a CDS encoding DUF4129 domain-containing protein has translation MTFFDDWRWQSDRQWQQLREALEYTFVQLFRQQMEPFWQDHPSLGAWLRWLLQGVLLIGLSVGLYSLGRRLWRWWQRRSRSSSPTAISTLGERPRPVREWLELAQNLQLAGDYSGACRAFYMALLYRLQEAGWLRFQTHWTNGDYLGELERLFQLGERSPTVGQSIQHLFQAHSRSYYGAEPGMPKP, from the coding sequence GTGACCTTTTTCGATGATTGGCGCTGGCAGAGCGATCGCCAGTGGCAACAACTGCGTGAAGCCCTTGAGTACACCTTTGTCCAACTCTTTCGCCAGCAAATGGAGCCATTTTGGCAAGACCACCCCTCCCTAGGGGCATGGCTACGCTGGCTCCTTCAGGGGGTCTTGCTTATTGGCCTTAGCGTAGGCCTCTATTCCCTAGGACGCCGCCTCTGGCGATGGTGGCAACGGCGATCGCGATCCTCCTCACCAACAGCAATTTCTACCCTTGGGGAGCGACCCAGACCGGTGCGGGAATGGCTGGAACTTGCCCAAAACCTACAATTGGCGGGGGACTATAGCGGGGCCTGCCGTGCCTTTTATATGGCCTTGCTGTATCGGTTGCAGGAGGCAGGCTGGCTGCGGTTTCAGACCCACTGGACCAATGGCGACTACCTGGGGGAATTGGAACGGCTCTTTCAACTGGGGGAGCGATCGCCAACTGTAGGGCAGAGTATCCAGCATCTCTTTCAAGCTCACAGTCGCAGTTACTATGGCGCCGAGCCAGGGATGCCCAAACCCTAG
- a CDS encoding 2Fe-2S iron-sulfur cluster-binding protein translates to MASKAEFVATNIKFVNENKEIVAADGANLRIKAMETGVDLYTLKGKLFNCGGYGQCGTCIVEIVEGMENLSPRTPVEERKLRRKPENYRLACQTLVYGPVSVKTKPKG, encoded by the coding sequence ATGGCAAGCAAAGCTGAATTCGTGGCCACAAATATTAAGTTTGTTAACGAAAACAAGGAAATTGTTGCTGCTGATGGTGCGAATCTGCGCATAAAAGCAATGGAAACGGGGGTTGACCTCTATACCCTGAAGGGCAAGCTCTTTAATTGTGGGGGCTATGGCCAGTGTGGCACCTGTATTGTTGAGATTGTCGAAGGCATGGAAAACCTCTCGCCCCGCACCCCTGTGGAAGAGCGCAAGCTCCGCCGTAAGCCCGAAAATTATCGTTTGGCTTGTCAAACCCTTGTCTATGGGCCAGTGTCTGTGAAGACAAAGCCAAAGGGCTAG